One part of the Schistocerca piceifrons isolate TAMUIC-IGC-003096 chromosome 2, iqSchPice1.1, whole genome shotgun sequence genome encodes these proteins:
- the LOC124775233 gene encoding uncharacterized protein DDB_G0290685-like, translating into MLSVTLPDSNEEKATRRRQRGEGNEEKATRRRQRGEGNEEKATRRRQRGEGNEEKATRRRQRGEGNEEKATRRRQRGEGNEEKATRRRQRGEGNEEKATRRRQRGEGNEEKATRRRQRGEGNEEKATRRRQRGEGNEEKATRRRQRGEGNEEKATRRRQRGEGNEEKATRRRQRGEGNEEKATRRRQRGEGNEEKATRRRQRGEGNEEKATRRRQRGEGNEEKATRRRQRGEGNEEKATRRRQRGEGNEEKATRRRQRGEGNEEKATRRRQRGEGNEEKATRRRQRGEGNEEKATRRRQRGEGNEEKATRRRQRGEGNEEKATRRRQRGEGNEEKATRRRQRGEGNEEKATRRRQRGEGNEEKATRRRQRGEGNEEKATRRRQRGEGNEEKATRRRQRGEGNEEKATRRRQRGEGNEEKATRRRQRGEGNEEKATRRSQGEGRE; encoded by the exons ATGTTGTCTGTCACGCTGCCTGACA gcaacgaggagaaggcaacgaggagaaggcaacgaggagaaggcaacgaggagaaggcaacgaggagaaggcaacgaggagaaggcaacgaggagaaggcaacgaggagaaggcaacgaggagaaggcaacgaggagaaggcaacgaggagaaggcaacgaggagaaggcaacgaggagaaggcaacgaggagaaggcaacgaggagaaggcaacgaggagaaggcaacgaggagaaggcaacgaggagaaggcaacgaggagaaggcaacgaggagaaggcaacgaggagaaggcaacgaggagaaggcaacgaggagaaggcaacgaggagaaggcaacgaggagaaggcaacgaggagaaggcaacgaggagaaggcaacgaggagaaggcaacgaggagaaggcaacgaggagaaggcaacgaggagaaggcaacgaggagaaggcaacgaggagaaggcaacgaggagaaggcaacgaggagaaggcaacgaggagaaggcaacgaggagaaggcaacgaggagaaggcaacgaggagaaggcaacgaggagaaggcaacgaggagaaggcaacgaggagaaggcaacgaggagaaggcaacgaggagaaggcaacgaggagaaggcaacgaggagaaggcaacgaggagaaggcaacgaggagaaggcaacgaggagaaggcaacgaggagaaggcaacgaggagaaggcaacgaggagaaggcaacgaggagaaggcaacgaggagaaggcaacgaggagaaggcaacgaggagaaggcaacgaggagaaggcaacgaggagaaggcaacgaggagaaggcaacgaggagaaggcaacgaggagaaggcaacgaggagaaggcaacgaggagaaggcaacgaggagaaggcaacgaggagaaggcaacgaggagaaggcaacgaggagaaggcaacgaggagaaggcaacgaggagaaggcaacgaggagaaggcaacgaggagaaggcaacgaggagaaggcaacgaggagaaggcaacgaggagaaggcaacgaggagaaggcaacgaggagaaggcaacgaggagaaggcaacgaggagaaggcaacgaggagaaggcaacgaggagaaggcaacgaggagaaggcaacgaggagaaggcaacgaggagaaggcaacgaggagaaggcaacgaggagaaggcaacgaggagaaggcaacgaggagaaggcaacgaggagaaggcaacgaggagaaggcaacgaggagaaggcaacgaggagaaggcaacgaggagaagtCAAGGagaagggagagagtaa